GTTCTGCCTGCTGATGATCGGCTATTACCACCTGCTGCTTCTGCTGTGACGCAAAAAGCCTGCCGGGACTCCGGCAGGCTTTCTTTTTTGTCTGTTACAGGATGGCAGCGGCGCTGTCGCAGCGGGATTCCGTGCCCACGCAGAGGATTCCCGTCTCCCGGTCCCGCCAGATGATCTGTCCCCGGCCAAAGGAGTCTGATCCCTGAGCAAAGCGGACCTCGTGGCCCCGGCGGCGAAGTTCCTCCGCGATTTCCCGGGAAAAGCCGGGCTCCACCAGAATCTCCCTGCCCCCGGTCCACTGCCACCGGGGCGCGTCCAGGCTATCCTGGGGGCTGAGGCCAAAGTCGATGGTATTGGTGACTACCTGCAGATGGCCCTGGGGCTGCATGGCACCGCCCATGACGCCGAACGCCCCCACCGCCTGTCCGTCCTTCATCAAAAATCCGGGAAGGATGCTGTGGCAGGGCCTTTTCCCTCCGCCCAGACAGCTGGGGTGGCCGGGGCGCAGGTTGAATCCGCAGCCCCGGTTCTGAAGCGTGATGCCCGTGCCGGGCACCACAACCGCGGAGCCAAAGCCGACATAGCTGCTCTGGATGAAGGAGACCATGTTTCCCTCTGCGTCGGCGGTGCAGAAGTATACCGTGCCGCCCTTCGGCGGCGCGCCCGGCGCCGGCTCCAGCGCCTGATCGCCGATGAGGGCCGCGCGGGCGGCGCCGTAGCCGGGGGAAAGCAGCTCTTCCGGAGAATAGTCCATGTACCTTGGGTCCGCCACATACTCCCTTGCGTCGCTGTAGGCAAGCTTCATGGCCTCCATCAGCTTGTGGCAGCTATCCCCGCGCTCCTTTTCCCCCAGGGACATGTTTTTCAGGATATTGAGTGCCATCAGCGCCGCGATTCCGCAGCCGTTGGGTGGAATCTCACAGACCTCATAGCCCCTGTAGCCCACGGAGATGGGCTCCACCCACTCCGGCCGGTAGGCGTGCAGGTCCTCTTTGCGCAAAAAGCCGCCGTTTT
This window of the Dysosmobacter acutus genome carries:
- a CDS encoding gamma-glutamyltransferase family protein, with protein sequence MNFDPLERRYPSRRGVIFGRCAVAASQPLAAQAGLDVLKEGGNAVDAAIAAAAVLTVAEPTSNGLGSDAFALIWNGRRLYGLNGSGCSPASISARALSGQREVPRFGWTPVTVPGAAGAWAEMWRRFGRLPFPRLLQSAVDAARNGVVVQPATARSWRQALELHSRELHGPEFEEWFRVFAPGGAAPRPGELWRSEDHARTLEEMARTECESLYRGGLAERIDRASRENGGFLRKEDLHAYRPEWVEPISVGYRGYEVCEIPPNGCGIAALMALNILKNMSLGEKERGDSCHKLMEAMKLAYSDAREYVADPRYMDYSPEELLSPGYGAARAALIGDQALEPAPGAPPKGGTVYFCTADAEGNMVSFIQSSYVGFGSAVVVPGTGITLQNRGCGFNLRPGHPSCLGGGKRPCHSILPGFLMKDGQAVGAFGVMGGAMQPQGHLQVVTNTIDFGLSPQDSLDAPRWQWTGGREILVEPGFSREIAEELRRRGHEVRFAQGSDSFGRGQIIWRDRETGILCVGTESRCDSAAAIL